The Kiritimatiellia bacterium DNA segment CGGCGGAGGGCGAGACGGACCAGCTCGCCCGCCTCCGCGTTCGCGACAGCGTCTGGCGGCAGCGCGGCGAGCATCGCCTGCGCTTCGGCAAGTTTGTATCCGAGCGACACGAGCGCCTCGAGCGCGTCGCGGACGCGCGGCTCCGCCGTCGCCTCCGCGCCGCCGGGCGATGCGGCGGCCGCGGCCAGCGCCTCGCCTTTCGAGATGCGATCGCGCAGCTCGACCACCATCCGTTCGGCGGTTTTGCGGCCGACGCCGGAGATTGCGGTGAGCCGTTTCACATCGCCGTTCACGATCGCGGTGACCAGATCGCGCGGGGACAGTGCGCTGAGCGCGCTGAGCGCGGTCTTGGGACCGATGCCGCTGACCTGGAGCAGCAGCCGAAACATTTCGCGCTCCGGCTCGGTGACGAAGCCGTAGAGCGCCTGGCCGTCGGCCCAGACATGGTGGTGGGTGAGGATGCGACACTCGGTGCCCACCGGCGGCAGGCGGTCGTGGCTGCTGAGCGGAATGTGTACCTCGTAGCCGACGCCACCGCACACCACGACGATGCGGGTGGGGTGCTTCTCTGCGAGCCGGCCTTCGAGCGAGCTGATCATCGGCCGCGATCGTATCCCGTCGGGTGAGTTATCGCACGCCGTCGCCGGGCGGCTGCGCAGTGGCGGG contains these protein-coding regions:
- the ruvA gene encoding Holliday junction branch migration protein RuvA is translated as MISSLEGRLAEKHPTRIVVVCGGVGYEVHIPLSSHDRLPPVGTECRILTHHHVWADGQALYGFVTEPEREMFRLLLQVSGIGPKTALSALSALSPRDLVTAIVNGDVKRLTAISGVGRKTAERMVVELRDRISKGEALAAAAASPGGAEATAEPRVRDALEALVSLGYKLAEAQAMLAALPPDAVANAEAGELVRLALRRR